The Humulus lupulus chromosome 3, drHumLupu1.1, whole genome shotgun sequence genome window below encodes:
- the LOC133825090 gene encoding uncharacterized protein LOC133825090 — protein sequence MSNAPSSSDDVSSASEASQETEMTTQPTSAAPSQTPLEDPSNPYYLHHADNPGNILVSQLLTVISWILNSVSKEISASILYDELAAEIWRDLRVRFQRSNGPHIFNLRKELMNLKQDVQSVSIYYTRLKTIWEELTTYRPSCTCNNCSCGGVKKLQEHHHMEYIMSFLMGLTDSYSQVRSNILLMDPLPDLSRVFHLVSQEENQRGTAPPNASVLSPSMAFAFTGNKSSNQRFDSHASRSFPPCKNRPFCTHCNVLGHTIEKCYKLHGYPPGYNKPKQQKEASANQFQTSEDTPSSIQEHNTFLPQLNPTQYQQLLNLLAANSPGMTSLDPSSSSSNSGPNHQEDDWNRQA from the exons ATGTCCAACGCTCCAAGTTCTAGCGATGATGTTTCCTCTGCCTCTGAAGCATCTCAGGAGACCGAAATGACTACTCAGCCTACTTCTGCCGCTCCTTCACAAACACCGCTTGAGGATCCTTCCAATCCATACTATTTGCACCATGCCGACAACCCTGGAAATATACTGGTGTCTCAATTACTCACAG TAATTTCATGGATTCTTAATTCTGTCTCCAAAGAAATTTCTGCTAGCATCCTCTATGATGAGTTGGCTGCCGAAATTTGGCGTGATCTCCGGGTTCGTTTTCAACGCAGTAATGGGCCTCATATTTTCAATCTTCGCAAAGAATTGATGAACCTCAAGCAAGATGTTCAATCGGTCAGTATTTATTATACTAGACTGAAAACCATTTGGGAAGAATTAACAACCTACAGACCTTCATGCACCTGCAACAATTGTTCTTGCGGAGGTGTCAAGAAACTCCAAGAACATCAtcatatggaatacattatgtcATTCCTCATGGGCCTTACAGATTCCTATTCACAGGTCCGAAGTAACATACTCCTTATGGACCCTCTCCCAGATTTGAGTCGTGTTTTTCACTTGGTGTCCCAGGAAGAAAATCAACGTGGTACTGCTCCACCAAATGCTTCAGTCCTGTCCCCTTCCATGGCTTTTGCTTTCACTGGTAACAAATCTTCTAATCAGAGATTTGATTCTCATGCTTCAAGATCATTTCCCCCATGCAAAAATCGTCCCTTTTGCACCCACTGTAATGTTCTTGGTCACACCATTGAGAAGTGCTACAAACTTCATGGTTATCCCCCTGGATATAACAAGCCCAAACAGCAAAAAGAAGCTTCAGCGAATCAATTTCAGACCTCTGAGGACACTCCTTCTTCTATCCAAGAACACAACACCTTTCTCCCTCAACTCAATCCAACTCAATATCAACAATTACTTAATCTCCTTGCTGCTAATTCTCCTGGTATGACATCTTTggacccttcttcttcttccagcaATTCAG GACCCAATCACCAAGAGGATGATTGGAATCGGCAAGCATAG